The following proteins are encoded in a genomic region of Methanobrevibacter sp.:
- a CDS encoding alpha/beta fold hydrolase translates to MTFIEVNDNKMNFEIDGHGFPVVLIHGFSDDLHYWDHTTKVLKKYFTVIRIDLRGHGKTPIGEKNVDNHLLARDIAELLKKLYIEKCHVIGFSLGGSVAMDIALNNPKLVKSLVLISTFASHNDHIIAKFKELNKALKKSYETFFDVIIPYVMPKEIIEENIDKLNKVKELKASTENTEDLRKVLYGSAQYNELDKIKRINCKTLIIAAREDDLVPCENSLLMCERINKSDIALYDYVKHDVLIKSNREAVIKRILEFLRN, encoded by the coding sequence ATGACATTCATAGAAGTTAACGACAACAAAATGAATTTTGAGATTGACGGCCATGGATTTCCAGTTGTTTTAATACATGGTTTTTCAGATGACCTCCATTACTGGGATCATACCACTAAAGTACTTAAAAAATATTTTACAGTCATTAGAATAGATTTAAGAGGACATGGAAAAACACCGATTGGAGAAAAAAATGTTGATAACCATCTGCTTGCAAGAGATATTGCCGAACTTTTAAAAAAGCTATACATTGAAAAATGCCACGTTATCGGATTTTCACTTGGGGGAAGCGTTGCAATGGACATCGCATTAAACAATCCTAAGCTTGTAAAGTCATTAGTCTTAATCTCAACATTCGCTTCACATAATGATCACATCATAGCCAAGTTTAAAGAATTGAACAAGGCCTTGAAAAAATCCTATGAAACTTTCTTTGATGTTATTATCCCATATGTCATGCCGAAAGAAATTATTGAGGAAAATATCGATAAGTTGAATAAGGTTAAAGAATTGAAAGCCTCAACTGAAAATACTGAGGATTTGAGAAAAGTACTATATGGCTCCGCCCAATACAACGAGCTTGATAAAATTAAAAGAATAAACTGCAAAACCCTAATAATAGCTGCAAGGGAAGACGACCTGGTTCCCTGTGAAAACTCATTGCTGATGTGTGAAAGAATAAATAAAAGTGACATCGCATTATATGACTATGTGAAACACGATGTTCTGATAAAAAGCAATAGAGAAGCTGTTATAAAGAGAATTCTGGAGTTTTTAAGAAACTAG
- the nikR gene encoding nickel-responsive transcriptional regulator NikR, with amino-acid sequence MMRISMSLPKKLLADFDEVLKERGYQSRSKGIRDALQDYIVRYQWMNEMEGERIGVITIIYDHHYTGVMEELAEIQHSFRDEIITSMHIHMTDKYCMEIIIVSGDIQNIRELTERMMRLKGVEHVKLTSTANGEDFKEPDSHGHGHMHYH; translated from the coding sequence ATGATGAGAATAAGTATGTCATTACCTAAAAAGTTATTAGCCGATTTTGATGAGGTTTTAAAAGAAAGAGGTTATCAGTCTCGTTCTAAAGGGATAAGGGATGCTCTTCAAGATTATATTGTAAGATATCAATGGATGAATGAAATGGAAGGGGAAAGAATTGGTGTCATTACAATAATTTATGACCATCATTACACTGGAGTAATGGAGGAATTGGCAGAAATCCAACACAGTTTCAGAGATGAAATAATTACAAGTATGCATATTCACATGACAGATAAGTATTGTATGGAAATTATCATCGTCAGTGGAGATATACAAAATATCAGGGAATTAACTGAAAGGATGATGAGGCTCAAGGGCGTAGAACATGTAAAGCTTACCAGTACTGCAAATGGTGAGGATTTCAAGGAACCCGACTCTCATGGTCATGGCCACATGCATTATCATTGA